In Acidimicrobiales bacterium, a single window of DNA contains:
- a CDS encoding SDR family NAD(P)-dependent oxidoreductase yields MDIQGKGAVIVGGASGMARATAERLAKGGAKVAILDLAGSAGDTVAKELNGTFHPCDVTDAEGTEAALADAVGELGGLHIAVNTAGGGIAKRTLTKEGPHPLEDFRRVIELNLIGTFNLNRLQADHMSRNEPEDDERGVIVNTASIAAFEGQIGQVAYTAAKAGIAGMALTMARDLGSLGIRVLAIAPSLFSTGITAGIPSEFESTLTKDAAFPKRMGRPDEYARLAVAIVENPMLNGLTIRLDGGQHFAPK; encoded by the coding sequence ATGGATATCCAAGGCAAGGGCGCAGTGATCGTGGGAGGGGCTTCGGGGATGGCCCGGGCCACCGCCGAGCGCCTGGCCAAGGGCGGGGCCAAGGTGGCGATTCTCGACCTGGCCGGCTCTGCGGGCGACACGGTGGCCAAGGAGCTGAACGGGACCTTCCATCCGTGCGACGTGACCGACGCCGAGGGGACCGAGGCGGCCCTGGCCGACGCCGTCGGAGAGCTCGGCGGGCTGCACATCGCCGTCAACACCGCCGGCGGGGGCATCGCCAAGCGCACCCTCACCAAGGAAGGCCCGCACCCGCTCGAGGACTTCCGGAGGGTGATCGAGCTCAACCTGATCGGCACCTTCAACCTCAACCGGCTGCAGGCCGACCACATGAGCCGCAACGAGCCCGAGGACGACGAGCGCGGCGTGATCGTGAACACCGCGTCGATAGCCGCCTTCGAGGGCCAGATCGGCCAGGTCGCCTACACCGCGGCCAAGGCGGGGATCGCCGGCATGGCCCTGACCATGGCCCGTGACCTCGGATCCCTGGGCATCCGGGTGCTGGCCATCGCCCCCAGCCTGTTCAGCACCGGCATCACCGCCGGCATCCCCTCCGAGTTCGAGTCCACCCTGACCAAGGACGCCGCCTTCCCCAAGCGCATGGGCCGGCCCGACGAGTACGCCCGGCTGGCGGTGGCCATCGTCGAGAACCCCATGCTCAACGGGTTGACCATCCGGCTCGACGGGGGCCAGCACTTCGCCCCCAAGTAG